The nucleotide sequence CCCCTGGGCGGACGAACTCCGCATCACCCTCCGGCAGATGGACATGGGCGTCAGCCGCCGCCAGGCCTTCGACGAACTGCGCCGCCGCAACGACTCGGAGCAGGTGGCGCAGTTCGTGACGGCGCTCCAGCAGGGCGAGGAGCTCGGCGCGCCGATCGTCGAGACGCTGATACAGATCGCCAACGACATGCGGCGCACGGACGCGCAGAACGCACGGCGGAAGGCGGCGAAAGCCGTCCCCAAGGCCACCATGGTCATCACCACCCTCATGGTCCCCGCGACGATGATCCTCCTCGGCGCGGGCCTGTTCCTCGGCACGGGCACGGACTTCGGCTCGGTGACGGGGAAGTGAAGGGCGTGGCGGGGGCGACCGGTGACATATTCACGGGAAAGGCCTTCGCGCGCACAACAGGATGTGCCACAGTGCGGACTGAGTGTGAGGGAGGGGAGTGATGGACGTGATCGCGAGCAGCCTCGGGACCCGTCGAACCGCCACCCGCACACGGTCCGAGGCCATGGCCTCCCGGCTGGGCAGGAGCCCCGCCCGATGACCAGGGCCCACCCGGCCCACGGGCCCTGTCCGCCGACCCCCCGGTCGGCGAACCGTACCCGAGCACAGGCGTCTGAACGCGGAGGGGACCACGATGAACGACGCGATGCTGAAGGCCCTGACGAGGGCCAAACTGACACTGACCACGCGCCTGCTGCGGGGGGACCGCGGGCAGACGGCGGTGGAGTATCTGGGGATCATTGTGGTGGTGGTGGCGATTGTGGTCGCGATCACCGGTACGGACATCGGGCAGTCGATCAAGGATGCGATCGCCACGAAGATCTCCGAGCTTACGGGCGGCTAGAGAGCGTGCCTCGCGGCAGTGGCGACGCGGGCCAGGCCTTTCCGGTCTACATCGCGGCCATTGCTGGTCTGTTGTTCCTAGGATTCGTCTACTTCGTGGTGGGGCAGGCTGGCGCTACGCGCAGCAGTGCCCAGACCGCCGCGGACGCGGCGGCACTTGCCGCCGCGCAGGATGCCCGGGACCAGCTCCGTGAGGGATGGCTCGCCGTCATTCTCGACCCGGGTCAGTGGGATGACTTCCGGCGGGGGATCGTCTATGACGTACCTCTGGCGTGCCGGCGTGCGGATGACTTCGCAGGCAGGAACGGTGCGGACGTTTTGGGCGGAAGTTGCCTTCGTCTGTCGGGACAGGAGGGCTTCAGCGTCACGGTGAGCACGCGGAAGAGCGTCGGTCTCCCGGGAACTGAGGCGCGGCATGCTGTCGCGACCGCGAAGGCCGTGATCGAGCCGAAGTGCACCTTCAAACCACCGGAAGAGCCTGAACCGGAAGTAACCGAGCCGGATCCCGATCCTACGGAACCGGGCGAAGAGCCTGTCCCTGAACCCGAACCGATTACCGGGCTCACCTGTGATGGCGAGGCCTGGACGATCGATCCCGAGAACCCGGAACTTCCCGCCATAGAGGATCTCTTCACTGTCCGACTGGCCGGAGACGAAGAGTAAGGAACGCGATTCATGAGTATTCGGTGCGCACGAAAGGGGCTTGCCTCCCTGGCGATTGCGTCCGTCGCCGTCCTCGCCGTCGGCTGTGGAGCCGAGGACAAGCCGATCGCGAACAAGCCGGCCGCGACAACCTCTTCGTCACAAAAGCCCCAGGCGGGTCAGGAGACGCAGAGCGCGGAAGAGCCCTCAGAGGTGCTGGCAGTCGCCAAGGGGCAGAAGGGGCTTGAGCTGGCCATCAACTCGGCCGAGCGAGATGCGGGTGGGTTTCTCACCATCAAGGGGCAGTTGAAGAACACGTCCGCTACCGCGACCATCGTTTCCTCGCGCCTGAGTGGTGATGAGACCGAGGTCGTGAAGCACGGGAACTCCCTGGGGGGAGCCACGCTCGTCGACTCGATCGGCAAGAAGCGGTACTACGTGCTGCGGGACACAGACGGGCGCCCACTGACCACTTCCGGGCTCTCCAATCTTGGCGCCGACAAGTCGCTCCCGGTCTTCATGCAATTCCCCGCACCCCCCGCCTCAGTAACCGACGTCTCCCTCCAGCTCCCCACCTTCGAACCCGCCACCCTCAAGCTCTCCTGAGGCGACGCCATGATGACGACATCCCGACGCCTCGCCGCTGTGGTTCTCTTCGTTTCTGTCGGGCTGGGGCCCGTGCCCGTGGCTCGTGCCGACGATCCGCCCGGGAGTGCCGGTGACGCCGCGCCCCCGCCTGCCATCGATTCCAACGCCCCCGGCCTCATGCTTCCCGACGGTGCCACCCTCGCTCCCGCCAAGGTGCTCGACATCAAGCAGATCGTCGAGGAGGAGGGCGGTGAGCAGCGGCGGCAGGACACCAACGTGGACGTGACGTTCGCGCTGCAGGCCGAGGTGCTGTTCCCCAAGAACAGTGCCAAGCTCACCCCCGCCGCCAACGCCCGTATCGCCGCCATCGCCGCCGAGATCAAAAAGCTCGGCTCCGGTCGTGTCCGGGTTTTCGGGTTCACCGACAACCTGGGGACGTACGCGCACGGGCTCAAGCTGTCGAAGGAGCGGGCGGTGGCCGTGCAGCAGGTGCTGGCGCGGAGTCTCGACCAGGGCACGACCTTCGACATCCGGGGGTACAGCGAGGACTATCCGATCGCGGACAACGCCACCGAAGAGGGCCGGAAGAAGAACCGTCGGGTCGAGATCTCCTTCCCCCGCACGACTCCGCCCGTCACGCCCTGAGGTCGACGCCCCCGGGCATACTGGCGTGTCATGAGCACTGCCGGATTCATCCTCAGCCGTACCGACTCCGGGGCCGCGTCCCGCTGGCTCGGTCCCGGGCCCTCGTGGGGCGGGGTGATCCCCGGTCTCGGGTCCGTGGAGCTGCGGTACGGGAACGCCGTCGGGCGGGGCGACAGCTTCGCGCAGTTTTCGGTCACGGGTGAGGGCCTGCCGCAGGGGGTGTTCAGCGGCATCAGGTTCGGCAGGGCGCCGCTGCCCGCCCGGGCCAGGGTGCGGGTCGGCGAGCACAACGGCACTCTGAGCCGCCGCCGCAGCGGGCTGTCCCGGGACGGCCGGGCCCTGCGCGTCGGCCTCGCCGGCCGGGCGTACCGCTACCGGCGGGGTCAGGACAAGAGGGTCACCGAGCTGCTCCGGCAGGGGATCGTCGTCCGGGTCACCCGTGACGACTGGAGCAGGCCGGTGACGCTCGATGTCAGGACCGAGGGCCGGGTCGACGCCGTGGACCTGTCCCTGGCCCTGCTCCTCCAGGGCGTCTACACCCGGCACCTGGCCCAGGGCGGCCGCTGGTTCTCCCTGCCGGGCCGGATCCTGAACCGTATGCCCGACATCTTCTGATTCCTCCGCCGACTCGGTCGCCCTCCTCAGAGGGCGAGCGCCGCCCGGATCGTCGCCGTCATGCGGTCCGGGTGGTGGAAGACCTCCGTCGCCGTGAAGCGCAGGACCCGGTGGATGCCCGGGCAGGACTGGAGCGCGTTGAAGCGGGCCACGTCGCGTCGGTGGGCGCGGCGGGTGCCGTGGTAGGCGTAGCCCTCGACCTCGACGGCCAGGCCCTCGGCGCGGAAGAGGAAGTCGGGGCGCAGGGCCGGCCCGGCCGCCGGGCGGAGGGTCGGCTGGGACTCGGGGAACAGGTCGGCGTCCCTCATCCGGAGCCTCGCCACCGTCTCCGCCGGTGAGCCGGACG is from Streptomyces venezuelae ATCC 10712 and encodes:
- a CDS encoding OmpA family protein, with the translated sequence MMTTSRRLAAVVLFVSVGLGPVPVARADDPPGSAGDAAPPPAIDSNAPGLMLPDGATLAPAKVLDIKQIVEEEGGEQRRQDTNVDVTFALQAEVLFPKNSAKLTPAANARIAAIAAEIKKLGSGRVRVFGFTDNLGTYAHGLKLSKERAVAVQQVLARSLDQGTTFDIRGYSEDYPIADNATEEGRKKNRRVEISFPRTTPPVTP
- a CDS encoding pilus assembly protein TadG-related protein; this encodes MPRGSGDAGQAFPVYIAAIAGLLFLGFVYFVVGQAGATRSSAQTAADAAALAAAQDARDQLREGWLAVILDPGQWDDFRRGIVYDVPLACRRADDFAGRNGADVLGGSCLRLSGQEGFSVTVSTRKSVGLPGTEARHAVATAKAVIEPKCTFKPPEEPEPEVTEPDPDPTEPGEEPVPEPEPITGLTCDGEAWTIDPENPELPAIEDLFTVRLAGDEE
- a CDS encoding membrane protein — its product is MNDAMLKALTRAKLTLTTRLLRGDRGQTAVEYLGIIVVVVAIVVAITGTDIGQSIKDAIATKISELTGG